In Gemmatimonas aurantiaca, the sequence TCTCCAGACGTTCGAGCGTGGCCGGCAGATCGAGAATGGACTTGGCGCCGGCGCACACCACCAGCACCGGCGTGCGGGAGAGTTCGACCAGGTCCGCCGATTCGTCGAACGGCGCATCCCGATGGACTCCGCCGATGCCACCGGTCGCAAACACCTCGACGCCGGCCAGTGCGGCCAGCACCAGCGTCGCCGCCACGGTGGTCGCCCCATCGGCCCCGTCGGCCATCGCGATGCCCAGATCGCGCGCCGACACCTTGCGCACCCCGTCGCGACGCAGGAAGCGTTCGAGATCCTCGTCTTCGAGTCCGAGGACCGGGACGCCCCGCACAACGGCGGTGATGGCCGGAGTGGCGCCGGCCGCGATCACCGCAGCCGACATCCGTTGCGCCGCATCCCGGTTGTGCGGCGGCTCGAGGCCCTGCGCCAGCACCGAACTTTCGAGGGCGACGAGGGCGTGGCCGTGATCCAGCGCGCTGGACACGGCAGGGGTACAACGGGGACGCAGGAGGCGTTCAGTCACCGGGTGGATACGGCGACCGAATCAGCTCGCGGCGTTTTCGAACGCGTCCGCCTTGCGCGCCTCCACCAGCTCCCACTCGCTCGACGTGGGATCGTACACCGCCATGATCTTGACCGTTTCGCCGGCCCACGCATCGAAGACCTTCCCCGTGTTCTGATAGATCTTGATCTCGTGTCCGTCTTCGAACTTGAGCACGATCAGGGGATGCGTGTTGTTGACGTACTGTTTGCGCAGCTTCTGGGGCGTGGACGCGTTCATGATTCCGGGGGCAGAGGTCGCTGAAAGGCTCATCTGAAAATTGCGATGTGTCGCAGGGCGGCGCCAGACAGCCTCCGACTCCGGTCGTCATTCCGCCAGGCGTTCCACAATCGGAGAGACCGTGCCGGCGCGGCGGACACGCACCGGCCGCCGCGCCTCCAGCCAGGCATACAGCACCGGCAGCACGAACAGCGTCAGCACCGTGCTCGTGATCAGACCGCCGATGACCACGCTGGCCAGCGGTCGCTGCACCTCACTGCCCGGGCTCGTGCTGAGCGCCATCGGCACGAATCCCAGACTCGCCACCAGCGCCGTCATGAGCACCGGCCGCAGACGGTCCGCCGCCCCCTGCCGCACGCGCCCTTGCACCGAACGATCGGGCAGCCCCTCGTCGTGGCGCAGGTGGTTGAGATGCTCCACCATCACCACGCCGTTGAGCACCGCGATGCCGAACAGCGCGATGAACCCGATGCTCGCCGACAGATTGAGA encodes:
- a CDS encoding pseudouridine-5'-phosphate glycosidase, which translates into the protein MTERLLRPRCTPAVSSALDHGHALVALESSVLAQGLEPPHNRDAAQRMSAAVIAAGATPAITAVVRGVPVLGLEDEDLERFLRRDGVRKVSARDLGIAMADGADGATTVAATLVLAALAGVEVFATGGIGGVHRDAPFDESADLVELSRTPVLVVCAGAKSILDLPATLERLETLGVPVVGCGTDELPGFFSASTGLSLTCRLDRPAQIARAWRAHRALGRRSAMVVVQPPPAAFAIPAGIVEEATRAALQAASTAGIRGAAVTPYLLAQVQQRTDGRSVQANLALLEANARLAGEIAVALAGGTS